From Triticum urartu cultivar G1812 chromosome 2, Tu2.1, whole genome shotgun sequence, a single genomic window includes:
- the LOC125538598 gene encoding non-specific lipid transfer protein GPI-anchored 29-like, which produces MAAMAASATAFCVALLLVSLQGAHPAPEPQTTGPSSSSCTTELLRLLPCLSFLDGGAAAPPDTCCANLGSMVHDEPLCLCQALSQSGSGRSPVAVNMSRAVLLPSLCRLDLPAAAGACQGLLPAGQEPSPPVSVPSTSVNSTAPSMPTPMTPMPPLTTAAPRTTSQNPGYSSGSKLIADAISAALGFMALATVLAF; this is translated from the exons ATGGCAGCAATGGCGGCTTCGGCTACTGCATTCTGCGTCGCGCTGCTGCTGGTTTCCCTCCAGGGCGCCCACCCGGCGCCTGAACCACAGACCACGGGCCCGTCGTCGTCCAGCTGCACCACCGAGCTCCTACGCCTCCTCCCCTGCCTCTCCTTcctcgacggcggcgccgccgcgccgcccgacACCTGCTGCGCCAACCTGGGGAGCATGGTGCACGACGAGCCGCTGTGCCTCTGCCAGGCGCTCAGCCAGTCCGGCTCCGGCAGGTCCCCTGTCGCCGTCAACATGTCCCGCGCCGTGCTGCTGCCTTCCCTCTGCCGGCTCgatctccccgccgccgccggcgcctGCCAAG GGCTCCTTCCAGCGGGACAAGAACCGTCACCGCCGGTGAGCGTGCCAAGCACGAGTGTGAACTCCACTGCTCCATCGATGCCGACGCCGATGACACCGATGCCACCACTGACTACAGCCGCACCGAGGACGACCAGCCAGAATCCGGGATACAGCAGCGGGTCCAAGCTCATAGCTGATGCCATTTCTGCCGCACTTGGTTTCATGGCGCTGGCGACAGTTCTAGcgttctga
- the LOC125538597 gene encoding uncharacterized protein LOC125538597 produces MMLLKCGVPRMATYTRTQTIVRHRDAPLQKRLSPPRPIPHFADRPAAMAAPPLSPLLCSAVSSYRATLLAPRALPYRVAARPMVSPCSSPPCIAPSLRRAGARAPPPCAAKRGGAGGEASSSDGEGTRVLLQAALWAAEAAYILWLFLLPYAPGDPLWAISQATITDLVGLSLNFFFILPLINSAGVHLLESPVMHPVDEGLFNFVIAWTLLFAPLLFTDARRDRYKGSLDILWGCQMFLTNTFLIPYMAIRLNEVDKNQPPPQTTKLSSVIVRGASGVGITGGLVCILSVAWAFFGRADADFGGVLDRWQYAQDYFLTERFAYAFLWDIFLYSIFQPWLIGGNLQNVKPEATAFVNVARFIPVLGIVAYLLCLEEKKD; encoded by the exons ATGATGCTGTTGAAGTGTGGCGTGCCCAGAATGGCCACGTATACACGAACTCAGACAATCGTGCGCCACCGCGACGCGCCCCTCCAAAAGCGCTTATCCCCGCCGCGCCCGATCCCGCACTTTGCCGACCGGCCCGCGGCCATGGCGGCGCCACCTCTCTCTCCACTCCTCTGCAGTGCCGTCTCCTCCTACCGCGCGACGCTCCTCGCCCCTCGTGCTCTCCCCTATCGCGTGGCGGCGCGGCCGATGGTCTCGCCCTGCTCGTCGCCCCCGTGCATCGCCCCCTCGCTGCGGCGAGCAGGGGCCCGGGCACCACCGCCGTGCGCGGCCAAGCGCGGCGGCGCCGGAGGCGAGGCATCTTCGAGTGACGGGGAGGGCACGCGCGTGCTGCTTCAGGCGGCGCTATGGGCCGCCGAGGCCGCCTACATACTCTGGCTCTTCCTCCTCCCGTACGCTCCG GGTGACCCGTTGTGGGCTATCTCGCAAGCCACGATCACTGACCTCGTCGGCCTGTCGCTCAACTTCTTCTTCATCCTGCCCTTGATCAACTCCG CTGGAGTGCACCTGCTCGAATCCCCTGTGATGCACCCA GTGGACGAAGGATTGTTCAATTTTGTAATTGCCTGGACGCTGCTATTTGCGCCGCTCCTCTTCACGGATGCTAGGAGGGACCGGTACAAGGGATCGCTCGACATCTTGTGGGGCTGTCAGATGTTCCTTACAAATA CTTTCTTGATTCCTTACATGGCAATCCGGCTCAACGAGGTCGACAAGAACCAGCCTCCACCGCAGACAACAAAACTGAGTTCAGTCATAGTGAGAGGTGCATCAGGTGTAGGCATAACTGGTGGCCTGGTCTGCATTCTATCCGTTGCTTGGGCTTTCTTTGGCCGTGCAGATGCTGATTTTGGAGGCGTCTTGGACCGGTGGCAATATGCGCAGGATTATTTCTTGACCGAGCGATTTGCTTATGCATTTCTGTGGGACATATTTCTATACTCGATATTCCAGCCATGGCTGATTGGAGGCAATCTTCAGAACGTGAAACCAGAAGCTACAGCGTTTGTGAATGTAGCAAGGTTTATCCCAGTTCTTGGTATTGTTGCCTACCTCTTGTGCTTAGAAGAGAAAAAAGATTAG